Proteins from a genomic interval of Quercus robur chromosome 9, dhQueRobu3.1, whole genome shotgun sequence:
- the LOC126700670 gene encoding uncharacterized protein LOC126700670: MVRRLGGNSKPGREILKTSLHLVDEYHTANEVRQDVVRQERPMITWKPPARDQYKVNVDGVVFKHRKKAGIGVVIRDKNGVVIAALSKSINDPLEAAEVEAKAMKTGVLFTRDVGIREAVFEGDLLIICKALQREGEAFSSTHNVLAVTLEQALGFRSSYFSHVKRQGNVPPHLLAQYVKEVENYVVWLEECPNFLEHACAQDLFVVSHS; encoded by the coding sequence ATGGTAAGAAGGTTGGGTGGCAATAGCAAACCGGGTAGAGAAATCTTGAAGACCTCGTTGCACCTAGTGGATGAGTACCACACAGCGAACGAAGTTAGACAGGATGTGGTCCGACAGGAAAGGCCAATGATAACATGGAAGCCTCCTGCTCGGGACCAATACAAGGTGAATGTCGATGGTGTGGTCTTCAAACATAGGAAAAAGGCGGGAATTGGTGTGGTGATCCGGGATAAAAATGGGGTGGTAATAGCGGCCTTAAGCAAATCAATAAATGACCCTCTGGAAGCAGCAGAGGTAGAAGCAAAAGCAATGAAAACAGGAGTTCTGTTCACACGAGATGTGGGGATAAGGGAGGCGGTGTTTGAAGGAGACTTATTAATCATTTGCAAGGCCCTTCAGAGGGAGGGTGAGGCCTTCTCGTCCACACACAACGTACTGGCAGTAACATTGGAGCAAGCTTTAGGTTTTAGAAGTTCTTACTTCTCTCATGTAAAAAGACAGGGAAATGTCCCTCCTCACTTGTTGGCACAATACGTAAAGGAGGTTGAGAACTATGTAGTTTGGCTAGAGGAATGCCCTAACTTTTTAGAGCACGCGTGTGCTCAAGATTTGTTTGTAGTCTCTCATTCCTGA
- the LOC126700671 gene encoding uncharacterized protein LOC126700671 has translation MEDIKNIPPPYERFSQKLCSYDFRSVSEDARYFLDLLRDDDGGHWLKIKKKTLSTGRAYSIHIALRGLKTFYDAVSEALNSPNLDCSFNRRIEHKVFKFRRSPNTLKLVDNSVWIIVPDTDWDGFRNGLIQMLEVQDEGWSLCPVASGHWTQAIPQAEVRLATWFEDIQAEFRGLELHGNHFG, from the exons atggaagacataaaa AATATTCCACCACCATACGAAAGGTTTTCTCAGAAACTCTGCTCATACGACTTTCGGTCAGTCTCAGAGGACGCAAGGTACTTTTTGGATCTACTAAGGGATGACGATGGAGGGCATTGgctgaagattaaaaaaaaaacgcttTCCACAGGCCGCGCTTACTCGATCCATATTGCATTGAGAGGATTGAAAACTTTCTACGATGCAGTTTCTGAGGCCCTGAACTCTCCTAATTTGGATTGTTCCTTCAACCGAAGGATCGAACACAag gtTTTTAAATTTCGAAGGTCGCCAAATACTCTTAAGCTCGTTGACAATTCCGTTTGGATTATAGTTCCTGACACTGATTGGGATGGCTTTCGGAATGGGCTGATTCAGATGTTAGAGGTTCAAGATGAGGGGTGGAGCTTGTGTCCAGTGGCCAGTGGCCACTGGACACAAGCCATACCCCAAGCTGAGGTGCGATTGGCTACTTGGTTTGAAGATATTCAGGCTGAGTTCAGGGGTTTAGAGCTCCATGGAAATCACTTTGGCTAA